Proteins encoded together in one Miscanthus floridulus cultivar M001 chromosome 16, ASM1932011v1, whole genome shotgun sequence window:
- the LOC136513977 gene encoding putative pentatricopeptide repeat-containing protein At3g47840, with protein MLRHLVRSGQLADARSLFDAMPNRDEVAYATLLSGYAAAADFPGAMALFSRFRASSPPHAAADPFILSPVLKACASAAAAAGAGAGLLPLSFPHAAAAAALHAFTVRSSAVSSVFVSTALADAYAKAGRLELALQVLDETPHKNVVSWTTLVASLARAGRRHDALRRFAEMRASGVACDSHACAAALTACAGAGLPSRGREVHALCAKLGLDAVPFVANALAALYARCGAVDRALAAVDRMGTRDVAACTTLIASYIQTSRAVEAIEAFVRMLRDESSNSASPNEYTFSAVIAACPTIEGAYLGEQLHAQAARRGLSHTRSVSNSLIKLYARCGRLSAADAIFRESDVKDVVSWSTIISGYAQEGLAEESFALFSEMRHHSSCPRPNEFTLASLFSVCASAASLDAGRQLHALAVAAGLEHHVMVRSALINMYGKSGSMSDANVVFSNCTKDDVISWTAMIVGHAEHGHSKEAFELFEEMCRVGLKPDHVTFIGVLTACSHAGEVELGLRYLNAMNKSYGLEPEKEHYGCVVDLLARAGRIHEAEELIGRIAADGRDGVVWTSLLRACAARGAEETGKKAAERMMEAEPWGSGAHVAMANLYASKGQWREAAQERHLMKQKGVLKGAGWSSVEVGGDDRGVGVFVSGDRTNPHDSAIYMMLELIYYGAGMVGQIPDQLDLGSEVELAVY; from the coding sequence ATGCTGAGGCATCTGGTCCGGTCGGGCCAGCTCGCCGACGCGAGGAGCCTATTCGACGCGATGCCGAACCGCGACGAGGTCGCCTACGCCACGCTCCTCTCGGGCTATGCCGCGGCAGCCGACTTCCCGGGCGCCATGGCGCTCTTCTCCCGCTTCCGCGCCTCCTCCCCGCCTCACGCCGCCGCGGACCCGTTCATCCTCAGCCCCGTCCTCAAGGCGTGCGcttccgctgccgctgccgccggcgccggcgcagggctcctccccctctccttcccccacgccgcggcggcggccgcgctgCACGCGTTCACCGTCCGCTCCTCCGCCGTGTCGTCCGTGTTCGTGTCCACGGCGCTCGCGGACGCCTACGCCAAAGCCGGCCGCCTGGAGCTGGCGCTCCAGGTGCTCGACGAAACGCCCCACAAGAACGTGGTCTCGTGGACCACGCTCGTCGCCTCGCTGGCGCGGGCCGGCCGGCGGCACGACGCGCTCCGCCGCTTCGCCGAGATGCGAGCCTCTGGCGTGGCCTGCGACTCCCACGCCTGCGCGGCCGCGCTCACGGCGTGCGCCGGTGCGGGGCTGCCGTCACGCGGCCGCGAGGTGCACGCGCTCTGCGCCAAGCTCGGCCTCGACGCCGTGCCCTTCGTCGCCAACGCGCTCGCGGCGCTGTACGCGCGGTGCGGCGCTGTCGACCGCGCGCTGGCCGCGGTCGACCGCATGGGCACGCGCGATGTTGCCGCGTGCACGACGCTGATCGCCTCCTACATCCAGACCAGCCGCGCGGTGGAAGCTATCGAGGCGTTTGTCAGAATGCTTCGCGATGAGTCGTCAAATTCTGCGTCACCAAATGAGTATACTTTCTCTGCCGTAATTGCTGCGTGCCCAACTATTGAAGGTGCCTATCTTGGAGAGCAGTTACATGCACAAGCTGCACGGAGAGGGCTATCTCATACCCGCTCTGTGTCCAATTCCCTTATCAAACTCTATGCGCGCTGTGGTCGTCTTTCAGCTGCTGATGCTATCTTCCGGGAGAGTGATGTCAAGGATGTTGTCTCCTGGAGCACAATTATATCAGGATATGCACAGGAAGGCCTCGCCGAGGAGTCTTTTGCCTTATTCTCAGAAATGCGGCATCACAGCAGCTGCCCTCGGCCAAATGAGTTTACTCTTGCGAGTCTCTTCAGTGTGTGTGCAAGTGCTGCATCACTGGATGCTGGACGCCAGCTGCATGCACTCGCTGTCGCTGCTGGACTTGAACACCATGTGATGGTAAGGAGTGCGCTCATTAACATGTACGGAAAGAGTGGTAGCATGTCAGATGCTAATGTCGTATTTTCCAATTGCACTAAAGATGATGTGATTTCATGGACTGCAATGATCGTTGGGCATGCTGAGCATGGTCACAGCAAAGAGGCATTTGAACTGTTTGAGGAAATGTGCCGTGTCGGGCTAAAGCCAGACCATGTTACGTTCATTGGTGTACTCACTGCTTGCTCTCACGCAGGGGAAGTTGAGCTCGGATTGAGATATCTCAATGCAATGAACAAAAGCTATGGGCTGGAGCCTGAAAAGGAGCACTACGGTTGTGTTGTTGATTTGTTAGCCAGAGCTGGTAGAATACATGAGGCTGAGGAGTTGATTGGAAGAATTGCTGCTGATGGAAGAGATGGTGTGGTTTGGACATCTTTGCTTAGGGCATGTGCTGCTCGAGGGGCAGAGGAAACTGGAAAGAAAGCTGCAGAGAGGATGATGGAGGCAGAGCCATGGGGTTCAGGAGCACATGTGGCTATGGCAAACCTCTATGCTAGCAAGGGGCAGTGGCGTGAGGCAGCACAGGAACGCCATTTGATGAAGCAGAAAGGTGTTCTAAAAGGCGCAGGGTGGTCATCAGTTGAAGTTGGAGGGGACGATAGGGGGGTTGGAGTGTTTGTTTCAGGAGATCGGACAAATCCCCATGACAGTGCCATCTACATGATGCTTGAGCTGATATACTATGGAGCCGGAATGGTTGGCCAAATCCCTGATCAGTTGGATTTAGGATCTGAAGTGGAGCTAGCAGTGTACTAA
- the LOC136513433 gene encoding uncharacterized protein produces MEVAATTASHELVPQLQFPPGYRFVPTEEELVDVYLRAKIEGHKLPLEVINDVSILEWQPGKLVEKYKGYGENRWFFFTVREQSSSNKEKEPSRKVRVDGVTATWKATGSVQHIRRARSKDGDGDKVVVGTKRVLIYNSSDTAENSKWSMHEYVLKDHAAIGQYALYSIQRKQHSDTEGNAGNDDMDPEKKKKKTRKRKRTETEMPSTELEGVQLPHPETTTLLAEPPLKPTRKAKAQRKKKPSMQVGVEGEQQQQQQQQGQSPMEPVTPPKKDELAPSQQEGRQQQPSAPAPVVLSAVPLQAVRVCPPSEPDGTLGASAPKPEEDTPDDMSQLLALLGYPAMFCNNQGQEQWPPSLAGSTAFLAAADTNVIVGHAPLQPYQQQEDGYSLFGVQNQHPFLGDNQSVYMEQGWQHADLLLPDNTTTQTMNSGGGGGCWEHGNDQRQIHQQQEENNGGGFGVVQDQQPMNHPQGGHDLPPLDEQSSGSDDLQVDSLLFGESVQMDELDGFVRGVLVSGDEPPQDLAAGTQEQEGGDDPATLQAAGTQEQVQSLQHDELQLQWLYYWQAQRARNEHVRDGPCSCMICAAGLWHYFPGP; encoded by the exons atggaggttGCTGCGACGACTGCGAGCCATGAGCTGGTCCCGCAGCTGCAGTTCCCTCCTGGCTACCGCTTCGTGCCGACCGAGGAGGAGCTCGTCGACGTCTACCTCCGCGCCAAGATCGAGGGCCACAAGCTTCCCCTGGAAGTCATCAACGACGTCTCCATCCTCGAATGGCAGCCCGGCAAACTCGTCG AGAAGTACAAGGGGTACGGCGAGAACAGGTGGTTCTTCTTCACGGTGCGGGAGCAGTCGTCGTCGAACAAGGAGAAGGAGCCCAGCCGGAAGGTGAGGGTGGACGGCGTCACGGCGACATGGAAGGCCACGGGGAGCGTGCAGCACATCCGGCGGGCGAGATCCaaggacggcgacggcgacaaGGTGGTCGTGGGCACCAAGAGGGTGCTCATCTACAACTCCAGCGACACCGCCGAGAACAGCAAGTGGAGCATGCACGAGTACGTCCTCAAAGACCACGCCGCG ATTGGGCAGTATGCCCTGTACTCGATCCAAAGGAAGCAGCACTCGGACACCGAGGGCAATGCCGGCAATGACGACATGGatccagagaagaagaagaagaagactagaAAGAGGAAGAGGACGGAGACGGAGATGCCTTCTACCGAACTGGAGGGAGTGCAGCTGCCGCACCCAGAGACGACAACACTGCTCGCCGAGCCACCACTGAAGCCGACAAGGAAGGCCAAGgcccagaggaagaagaagccaTCAATGCAAGTTGGAGTTGAGGgagaacagcagcagcagcagcagcagcagggacaGTCACCGATGGAGCCAGTGACGCCGCCCAAGAAAGATGAGCTAGCGCCGTCGCAGCAAGAAGGACGACAACAGCAGccgtcggcgccggcgccggtcgTCCTCTCCGCCGTGCCGCTGCAGGCCGTACGCGTGTGCCCACCATCGGAACCGGACGGAACGCTCGGAGCTTCCGCGCCTAAGCCTGAAGAAGACACGCCCGACGACATGTCCCAGCTCCTGGCACTGCTCGGTTACCCTGCCATGTTCTGCAACAACCAAGGTCAGGAGCAGTGGCCACCGAGCTTGGCAGGCAGTACGGCGTTCCTCGCCGCAGCAGACACCAATGTCATCGTTGGCCATGCTCCGCTCCAGCCCTACCAGCAACAGGAAGATGGCTACAGCTTGTTCGGAGTGCAGAACCAGCATCCCTTCTTGGGAGACAACCAAAGTGTTTACATGGAGCAGGGATGGCAGCACGCTGATCTGTTACTCCCAGACAACACCACCACGCAGACGAtgaacagcggcggcggcggcggctgctgggaGCACGGTAACGACCAGCGTCAGATTCACCAGCAGCAGGAGGAGAACAATGGAGGGGGCTTTGGAGTAGTACAAGACCAGCAGCCAATGAATCATCCCCAGGGCGGCCATGACCTGCCGCCCTTGGACGAGCAGTCGTCTGGCTCTGATGATCTGCAGGTCGATAGCCTCCTGTTTGGCGAGAGCGTTCAGATGGACGAGCTCGACGGGTTTGTCAGGGGCGTGCTGGTGTCCGGCGATGAGCCGCCTCAGGACTTGGCAGCAGGCACGCAGGAGCAGGAGGGAGGCGATGATCCAGCGACTCTGCAAGCAGCAGGCACGCAGGAGCAGGTGCAGAGTCTTCAGCATGATGAGCTTCAGTTGCAGTGGCTCTATTATTGGCAGGCGCAGCGTGCTCGCAACGAACACGTGCGGGATGGGCCGTGCTCTTGCATGATTTGTGCAGCAGGTCTGTGGCATTATTTTCCCGGTCCTTGA